CACCGCCTTCGTGAACCCGACGCTGCTGCCGTTCTGGTTCCTGGAGAAGCTGAAGGAGTTGAAGATCCGTCAGATCGAGGTTTGTCCCGATGATCAGAACTGGGTGATCAACTGCCTTGCCGTGCGCCCGGGCCATGTCATCGTGCCGGTTGGCATCTCGCCGCGGACCATGGAGAAATTCGCTCGAGCCGGCATCACCACCCGGGTCGTCGCCTATGACAAGGTTGCACTCGGCGGCGGCGGCATTCATTGCTCCACCTCGCCGCTCATTCGCGACCCCTTGTGAGTCGCGGCGGGGGCCGGGCTGTTCGAGCCCGGCCTTTGCGAGCGCGCACCGACAACAGACGGCAGGAGATGACATGAACGGCGCCGAGAGCCTGGTGAGAACGCTGATCGCGGGCGGGGTCGATACCTGTTTCGCCAACCCCGGTACCTCGGAGATGCATTTCGTCGCCGCGCTCGACCGCGTCGGCGGCATGCGCTGCGTGCTGTCCCTGTTCGAGGGCGTCGTCTCCGGCGCGGCCGATGGTTATGGCCGGATGGCCGATAAGCCGGCTGCGACGCTGCTGCATCTCGGCCCCGGTCTCGGCAATGCGCTGGCCAACCTGCACAATGCCCGCAAGGCCAATACGCCGATCGTCAATATCGTCGGCGAACATGCCACCCATCACCGCCAATATGACGCGCCGCTGACCGCCGATGTCGAAGGCGTCGCTCGCCCGATGTCGGGCTGGGTCAAGACCTCGATGGATGCCCGTTCGGTGGCCGGCGACGGCGCCGAGGCGATCACCGCCGCGCTGACGTCGCCAGGCCAGATCGCCACCCTGATCCTGCCGGCCGATACCGCCTGGAACCTCGCCGACGGCCCGGCCCCGGTGGCCAAGGCCCCGGACCGGTCCAAGGTTTCCGACAGCGCCGTGCTGGAGGCCGTCGAGGCGCTGCGCTCCGGCGAGCCGGTGCTGCTTTTGGTCGGCGGCCGGGCCTTGCGGGCGAACCCGCTGAAGATCGCCAGCGCCATCGGCCAGGCGACCGGCGCCCATTTGATCGCGCCGACCTCCAACGGCCGGGTCGAGCGCGGCGCCGGCCGCTCGCCGGTCAGCCGGATCTTCTATCCGATCAAGCAGGCGCTGACCCAGCTCGAGCGCTATCGCCATGTCATCTTGGTTGGCGCCAAGACGCCGGTCGCCTTCTTCGCCTATCCGGACACGCCGAGCCTGGTCATGCCCGAGGGCTGCGCCGAGCATGTGCTGGCCGAACCGCAGGACGATATCGAGGACGCGCTGACGCGGCTCGCCGAAGCGGTCAAGGCGCCGCTCGGCGGCGCCGTCATCCAGCAGGCCGGGCGGCCGTCCCTGCCGACCGGTGCGATCACGCCTGATACGGTTGGCGCCGTCATCGGCGCGCTGCTGCCGGAAAACGCCATCATCGTCGACGAGGCGATCAACTCCGCCGGCACCACCTATGCCCAGACCGCCGGCTGCCCGCCGCATGACTGGCTGGCCTTGACCGGCGGTTCGATCGGCATTGGCCTGCCCATGGCCACCGGCGCGGCGGTGGCCTGTCCCGACCGCCGGGTGGTTGCGCTGCAGGCCGACGGCAGCGGCATGTACACGTTGCAGGCACTGTGGACCCATGCCCGCGAGAACCTGAACATCACCACCATCATCTTCGCCAACAACGCCTATCAGAGCCTCGATATCGAGCTGAGGAATGTCGGCGCGCTCAATCCCGGCCGCATCGCGCTCGACATGCTCGACATCGGCCGGCCCGATCTCGACTGGGTCAAGCTTGCCGAGGGCATGGGCGTGGAAGCCGCGCGCGCCGATACGCTCGAGGAACTGATCGATCTGTTCAAGGCGAGCCTCGCGCGTCCCGGGCCGTTCCTGATCCAAGTTCCGATCTGAGGTCGGGAAGCGCCCGAACGACTAGTCCGGGATCTGCGCACGCAATCCGGCAATGAAGGCTTCGACATAGAAATCGAAGCCTGAGGTGAGCGGCACCTCGACGCCGCCTTGCCAGCGCACGATGAAGGCGCGGTTGGCGAGCCTGTCGAGATTGCCGGTCAGCCGCGGGTAGTCGCTGGGCGACAGCGAACGGATCTTGCCTTCGAACGCGCTCGCCCAGCCGGTCGGGTCATCGCTCGGCTTGGGGGCGAGCTCGAGCGTGACATAACCGAGCATGGCGGCGATGACCGCGTTATAGGCGTCGACAAGTCTGTCGCCGGCAAAACCCGCGGCTTCCAGGGCCGCCAGAACCTGCTCGACCAGTTGCGGATTGACCCCGGCATTGGAGACGAGCTGCGCGCCGAGCAGCGGCGCGACATTGGGGTGGCGCCTGAGATTGTCGCGGTAGCGCTGGAACAGGCCGCGGATCCATTCGGCCCAGTCGTCGCCGGTGCGGAACGGCTGGGCGACATCGCCGAGCGCTGCCGCCGCAGCCTCCGCCAGCAACGTGTTGCGGCCGCCGGGCAAATGCCAATAGAGCGCGGTCGGATAGACGCCGAGCAGGCGAGCCACCTCGCGCAGGCTGAAGCCGTCGAGGCCGGCCTCGTCAATCAACCGGAGCGCGGTCTCGACGATTTGCTCGCGGCTGAGGCCCGGCGGGTCAGGGCGCGCTTTCGCGGCCTTAGCACGGGTTCTCGCCGTCGCCGCGCCGGCGCGACCAGGGGCCATCAGGACACTCCGCCATTTGCGGGCGCTGCCGATCGCCCGTCTCGCGTGCTTATCAGGCCGACCAGCAAATCGCCATCCGCGGCAACACCTCCGGGTGCATCCGAAACTCCGTCCTGTACACTGGACAAGACTTAATTGTACGATGTACAAGAGAGGC
This portion of the Phreatobacter stygius genome encodes:
- a CDS encoding acetolactate synthase large subunit; protein product: MNGAESLVRTLIAGGVDTCFANPGTSEMHFVAALDRVGGMRCVLSLFEGVVSGAADGYGRMADKPAATLLHLGPGLGNALANLHNARKANTPIVNIVGEHATHHRQYDAPLTADVEGVARPMSGWVKTSMDARSVAGDGAEAITAALTSPGQIATLILPADTAWNLADGPAPVAKAPDRSKVSDSAVLEAVEALRSGEPVLLLVGGRALRANPLKIASAIGQATGAHLIAPTSNGRVERGAGRSPVSRIFYPIKQALTQLERYRHVILVGAKTPVAFFAYPDTPSLVMPEGCAEHVLAEPQDDIEDALTRLAEAVKAPLGGAVIQQAGRPSLPTGAITPDTVGAVIGALLPENAIIVDEAINSAGTTYAQTAGCPPHDWLALTGGSIGIGLPMATGAAVACPDRRVVALQADGSGMYTLQALWTHARENLNITTIIFANNAYQSLDIELRNVGALNPGRIALDMLDIGRPDLDWVKLAEGMGVEAARADTLEELIDLFKASLARPGPFLIQVPI
- a CDS encoding TetR/AcrR family transcriptional regulator; this translates as MAPGRAGAATARTRAKAAKARPDPPGLSREQIVETALRLIDEAGLDGFSLREVARLLGVYPTALYWHLPGGRNTLLAEAAAAALGDVAQPFRTGDDWAEWIRGLFQRYRDNLRRHPNVAPLLGAQLVSNAGVNPQLVEQVLAALEAAGFAGDRLVDAYNAVIAAMLGYVTLELAPKPSDDPTGWASAFEGKIRSLSPSDYPRLTGNLDRLANRAFIVRWQGGVEVPLTSGFDFYVEAFIAGLRAQIPD